In Leucoraja erinacea ecotype New England chromosome 28, Leri_hhj_1, whole genome shotgun sequence, the following are encoded in one genomic region:
- the alkbh4 gene encoding alpha-ketoglutarate-dependent dioxygenase alkB homolog 4 isoform X1, which produces MDEFGSSSGERPGLRARAAPFRAPRLFRFGSGFPLGSSSPHARRLLRPGLARLGPAPRPSLSPCARVAQPAAGADRLAGRIKETRGVCASSTFGSDWVGEVEMAAEAAALPGCGCKGIRSCLRCEQARGPVDLCPKLQRRKYHFTYHLESGLAVADYSTCLTGWAFPFPGVFLAEKFVNEEEEAEMVNLMDDNEWKPSQSGRRKQDYGPKVNFKKRKLKVGCFSGLPCNSLSLMDRMTQCSVLKDFLPVEQCNLDYRPEHGSGIDPHFDDWWLWGKRLVSINLLSETKLSMTCDSEDLIQLHLTEMVPNTQQCDPINGNSESISDFHGDTSDHCKGQRSVSYNDVEIAIHMPRRSLIVLYGNARYKWKHGIYRQDIQSRRICCTFRELSEEFGEGGKQEALGKVLLDIALSFKGVPG; this is translated from the exons ATGGACGAGTTCGGCTCGAGCTCCGGCGAGCGACCTGGTCTCCGCGCGCGCGCCGCTCCGTTTCGGGCTCCCCGCTTGTTTCGGTTCGGCTCGGGTTTCCCGCTCGGCTCGAGCTCCCCACACGCGCGGCGCTTGCTCCGTCCGGGCTTGGCCCGACTAGGCCCCGCCCCGCGTCCCAGCCTCAGCCCGTGTGCTCGCGTCGCTCAGCCGGCCGCTGGTGCGGATCGGTTGGCCGGTCGGATCAAAGAGACTAGAGGAGTATGCGCATCTAGTACCTTTGGGTCGGATTGGGTAGGTGAAGTGGAAATGGCTGCGGAGGCGGCTGCGCTGCCGGGCTGCGGCTGCAAAGGAATCCGTTCGTGTCTGAGATGTGAGCAGGCCAGAGGCCCAGTTGATCTATGTCCCAAGTTACAGCGG AGAAAGTACCACTTCACTTATCATTTGGAGTCAGGCTTAGCAGTTGCAGATTACTCTACTTGTCTGACTGGTTGGGCTTTTCCATTTCCTGGTGTATTTTTAGCCGAAAAGTTTGTGAATGAAGAGGAAGAAGCGGAGATGGTAAACCTAATGGATGACAATGAGTGGAAACCATCCCAATCTGGACGAAGGAAACAG GACTATGGCCCAAAAGTGAACTTTAAAAAGCGCAAGTTGAAAGTGGGATGCTTCAGTGGCCTACCGTGCAATAGCCTCTCGCTCATGGATCGAATGACACAATGCAGTGTACTGAAAGACTTCCTTCCTGTAGAACAGTGTAACCTAGATTACAGACCAGAACATGGCTCTGGCATTGATCCACACTTTGATGACTGGTGGCTCTGGGGCAAACGTTTGGTCAGCATTAATCTGCTGTCTGAAACCAAATTATCAATGACTTGTGATTCGGAGGATTTGATCCAACTACACTTGACTGAAATGGTGCCCAATACTCAGCAATGTGATCCCATAAATGGTAACTCGGAAAGCATTTCTGATTTCCATGGAGATACTTCAGATCATTGCAAAGGTCAAAGGTCTGTATCTTACAATGATGTCGAGATAGCAATTCACATGCCAAGGCGATCTTTAATTGTTTTGTATGGAAATGCACGATATAAATGGAAACATGGGATTTATAGACAGGATATCCAGTCAAGGCGAATATGCTGTACCTTTAGGGAGCTATCAGAAGAGTTTGGCGAGGGAGGTAAACAAGAAGCATTGGGGAAAGTGCTTTTGGATATTGCATTAAGCTTTAAAGGTGTTCCTGGATAA
- the alkbh4 gene encoding alpha-ketoglutarate-dependent dioxygenase alkB homolog 4 isoform X2, with product MVNLMDDNEWKPSQSGRRKQDYGPKVNFKKRKLKVGCFSGLPCNSLSLMDRMTQCSVLKDFLPVEQCNLDYRPEHGSGIDPHFDDWWLWGKRLVSINLLSETKLSMTCDSEDLIQLHLTEMVPNTQQCDPINGNSESISDFHGDTSDHCKGQRSVSYNDVEIAIHMPRRSLIVLYGNARYKWKHGIYRQDIQSRRICCTFRELSEEFGEGGKQEALGKVLLDIALSFKGVPG from the exons ATGGTAAACCTAATGGATGACAATGAGTGGAAACCATCCCAATCTGGACGAAGGAAACAG GACTATGGCCCAAAAGTGAACTTTAAAAAGCGCAAGTTGAAAGTGGGATGCTTCAGTGGCCTACCGTGCAATAGCCTCTCGCTCATGGATCGAATGACACAATGCAGTGTACTGAAAGACTTCCTTCCTGTAGAACAGTGTAACCTAGATTACAGACCAGAACATGGCTCTGGCATTGATCCACACTTTGATGACTGGTGGCTCTGGGGCAAACGTTTGGTCAGCATTAATCTGCTGTCTGAAACCAAATTATCAATGACTTGTGATTCGGAGGATTTGATCCAACTACACTTGACTGAAATGGTGCCCAATACTCAGCAATGTGATCCCATAAATGGTAACTCGGAAAGCATTTCTGATTTCCATGGAGATACTTCAGATCATTGCAAAGGTCAAAGGTCTGTATCTTACAATGATGTCGAGATAGCAATTCACATGCCAAGGCGATCTTTAATTGTTTTGTATGGAAATGCACGATATAAATGGAAACATGGGATTTATAGACAGGATATCCAGTCAAGGCGAATATGCTGTACCTTTAGGGAGCTATCAGAAGAGTTTGGCGAGGGAGGTAAACAAGAAGCATTGGGGAAAGTGCTTTTGGATATTGCATTAAGCTTTAAAGGTGTTCCTGGATAA